Genomic window (Sphingomonas sp. HF-S4):
CGGGCGTGCCGTTGGCGGTGCCGCCGGTGTCTCGGGCGCTTCGGAGGCGTCGTCGGCGGGCGGGGCCGTGTCGAGCGTGTCGATCGCGCCCTTCACATCCCCCTCATCGATCGTCGCGATCAGCGCGGCGGCGCGGCGGGCAAAGCCTTGGCCGTGCGGGCTATAGGCGAGCGGCGCGAGCATGGCGCGGGCCTTCTCCTTGTTGCCGTCGCGCAAATACATCTGCGCCGCGTTGAAGCGCAGCCCGACATCCTGGGGGGCAAGGTCGAATGCTCGCGCGAGCCCTTGCTTGGCATTCTCGCTCGGCGCACTCCCAAAGTCGACGAAGCTGCGGAAATAGAGGATCAGCAGCTTGGGGTCGTCGGGCTCTAGCCGATTGCCCTGCGCGATGATCTTGCGGATCTCGGTCTGCGTTTCCTTGCTCCTGTCGCGTGCCTGGCGGGCCGCCGCCATCCGCACCATCGCCTTGTAGAGCCAGGCGTCGACAGCCTTGGGGTCGGCTGCGAGGGCGCGATCGGCGGCAGCTCCGGCGGCGGGCAGGTCGCGCGCATCGTACGCGGCTTCGGCGAGCACGATCTGGGCGCCGGGGTCGTTAGGGAAGGGCGCCGCCGCCTTGCGCGCTTCCTCATAGACGCCCGGCGCGGTCTTGGCATTGACGCCATTCTTGGATCGGATGCGGACGTCCATCGTCGCCGCCTCTCCCGGCGTCAATTTGCGCAGCGTGATCTTGATCTGCCCGGCTTCGGCCGCCGCGACGCGATAGCCGATCAGCTTGCCGCGCTTGTAGCGTTCGAGCTCGGCGTCGAACTTGGCTAGGTCGCCGAACGCCTGCGCGGCTTCGAGCGATTTCTTGCCTTGGTTCATGGCCCGCAGGTAGGCAGTCAGCTGGTCGCGCCGCTTGTTCGCAATCATCGTGTAATGCGTGAGCAGCCATCCGCGGCCATAGAGCGCGCTGCGCTGCTCGCGATCGAGCTTGAGCGTGTCGGCCACCAGCATCTTGTCGATCGGCAGATTGTTGCCGGACATGATGGTACGCGCCCGATAGAGCGGCGGCATACCGATCCGCACCGCGCCGTCCTTGTCGAAGTCGGCAGTCGCGAAGACTTCCGCGAAGCCCTCGATGAACCAGGAGGGATGCACCGAATGTGGCGCGATGCTCCACATCAGGTGATGGGCATATTCGTGAAACAATATGCCTTGGGCATCGAGATCGGTCGCCGCGCCGGAGCCCAGGCGGCGCGGCACTACCGCCATCGAACCGCCGGCGCGCGGCTTGTAGAAACCGCCGACGAACTTGTCGCCTATCAGCTTGATCACGGCATCGCGATCATCGACGACATAGACGGTGACGCGGTTGGGCGCGGCGATCGGCTCGTCCTTCCATCCGCCATAGAGCCGCACTGCGTGATCGAACTGCTCAAGCTCGGTGGCAAACTGCTCGAGCCGCTCGGGCTTCTGGTCCGAATAGACGACGAAGTGCCGGCTGCTCGCTTCATACCAATCCGCATTGGCCGTGCCCGGGACGAGCAGAAGAAGCGGCAACAACAGTCTGCGAATCATCGGCGATCCCCCACGTCGCCGCGAAGCTAATTCGCTGGAAACGACGCGGCTAGACGAAACTATACGGATCCACATCGACTGCGACGCGCACCTTGCCGCTCCATTCGAGCGCGCCGAGCCAGTCGCGGATCATGTCCTGGACGTCGAAGGCGCGGCGGGCATGGACGAGCAGGCGGAAGCGGTGGCGGCCGCGCAGCATCGCCAGCGGCGCGGGGGCGGGGCCGTACACGTGCATCTCCTCGCGATGCGGCGCGGTGCGGCCCAGCATCCGCGCGGTTTCTTCCGCCGCTGCCTTGTCCTCGCTCGACACGATGATCGCGGCATAGCGGCCATAAGGCGGCGCGCCGGCGTCGCGCCGCGCCTCGGTCTCGGCGGCGTAGAAGGCGGCGCTGTCGCCGGAGATCAGCGCCTGCATCACCCCGGCTTCGGGCGAGTGCGTCTGGATGAACACCTTACCCGGCTTCTCGCCGCGCCCGGCGCGCCCGGACACCTGCATGATCTGCTGGAAGGTGCGTTCCGACGCACGCAAATCGCCGCCGTCGAGCCCGAGATCGGCATCGACCACGCCGACCACGGTCAGATTGGGGAAGTGATAGCCCTTGGTCACCAGCTGGGTGCCGACGACGATGTCGATGTCGCCATGCTCCATCCGTGCAACGAACTCGGCGGCCTTGGCGGGGGACCAGAGCGTGTCCGACGTGACGATCGCGGTCTTGGCGTTGGGCCACAATATCGCGACTTCGTCGGCGATCCGCTCGACGCCCGGACCGCAGGCGACGAGGCTGTCGGGCTCCTCGCATTCGGGGCAGATTTCGGGCGTCGGCACGGTGTGGCCGCAATGATGGCATGACAGCCGCCGGATCAGCCGGTGCTCGACCATCCAGGCGGTGCAGTTCGGGCATTGGAAGCGGTGGCCGCAATGCCGGCACAGCGTGAGCGGGGCATAGCCGCGGCGATTGAGGAAAAGCAGCGATTGCTCGCCGCGCTCCAGCGCCGCGTCGA
Coding sequences:
- a CDS encoding DUF1570 domain-containing protein yields the protein MIRRLLLPLLLLVPGTANADWYEASSRHFVVYSDQKPERLEQFATELEQFDHAVRLYGGWKDEPIAAPNRVTVYVVDDRDAVIKLIGDKFVGGFYKPRAGGSMAVVPRRLGSGAATDLDAQGILFHEYAHHLMWSIAPHSVHPSWFIEGFAEVFATADFDKDGAVRIGMPPLYRARTIMSGNNLPIDKMLVADTLKLDREQRSALYGRGWLLTHYTMIANKRRDQLTAYLRAMNQGKKSLEAAQAFGDLAKFDAELERYKRGKLIGYRVAAAEAGQIKITLRKLTPGEAATMDVRIRSKNGVNAKTAPGVYEEARKAAAPFPNDPGAQIVLAEAAYDARDLPAAGAAADRALAADPKAVDAWLYKAMVRMAAARQARDRSKETQTEIRKIIAQGNRLEPDDPKLLILYFRSFVDFGSAPSENAKQGLARAFDLAPQDVGLRFNAAQMYLRDGNKEKARAMLAPLAYSPHGQGFARRAAALIATIDEGDVKGAIDTLDTAPPADDASEAPETPAAPPTARPTAR